One segment of Nakamurella flava DNA contains the following:
- a CDS encoding aminotransferase class V-fold PLP-dependent enzyme produces MTLVDSSFDLAGRPDLLAALTHRPLPRFADAATACADRPTVTHPHAPGLDIVGQDALVPLVGGGEIAYANLDHAASAPALRVVHEAVERSIAGYASVHRGAGWHSKLSTALYEGAREPVRAFVGGRADDTVIFTRNTTDSLNLLAHSIPRRTTVVVFESEHHAALLPWERQDGIDGRTVVRLPVPALPELAVGAVDDALRRRAPGPALVVITGASNVTGELWPVAELARVAKARGARIALDAAQLAPHRRFSIAELGVDYVAVSGHKLYAPYGAGVLVGRSDWLDAAPPYLIGGGATATVSETGTVYKTGPERHEAGSPNVAGAVALATACHALATSDATAREQAEAALTDTIRAGLAAIDGVSVHTLFSGAADSIGVVTFTVAGVPASIVAAALSAEHGIGVRDGAFCAHPLVRRLLGAAGCSDGTGPGQAVRVSVGLGSTTEHAERLIAAVAEIAAHGPRVEYVVVDGRPVPADDDRPLPALAPWL; encoded by the coding sequence ATGACTCTCGTCGACTCCTCCTTCGACCTGGCCGGACGTCCTGACCTGCTGGCCGCCCTCACCCACCGGCCCCTCCCCCGGTTCGCCGACGCCGCCACCGCGTGCGCCGACCGCCCCACCGTCACCCACCCCCATGCCCCCGGGCTCGACATCGTCGGCCAGGACGCCCTCGTGCCGCTGGTCGGCGGGGGCGAGATCGCCTACGCCAACCTCGATCACGCCGCGTCGGCCCCGGCGCTGCGCGTCGTGCACGAAGCGGTCGAGCGCAGCATCGCCGGGTACGCCAGCGTCCACCGCGGCGCCGGCTGGCACTCCAAGCTGTCCACGGCGCTCTACGAAGGCGCCCGTGAGCCGGTCCGCGCGTTCGTCGGCGGTCGCGCCGACGACACCGTGATCTTCACGCGCAACACCACCGATTCGCTGAACCTGTTGGCGCACAGCATTCCTCGCCGCACCACCGTGGTCGTGTTCGAGTCCGAGCACCATGCGGCGCTCCTGCCCTGGGAGCGTCAGGACGGCATCGATGGGCGCACCGTCGTCCGCCTGCCCGTCCCGGCGCTGCCCGAACTCGCGGTCGGCGCGGTCGACGACGCCCTGCGGCGTCGGGCACCCGGCCCGGCCCTCGTCGTCATCACCGGCGCCTCCAACGTGACGGGCGAGCTGTGGCCGGTGGCCGAGCTGGCCCGGGTCGCCAAGGCCCGGGGCGCCCGGATCGCCCTGGACGCCGCCCAACTCGCCCCGCACCGCCGGTTCTCCATCGCCGAGCTGGGCGTCGACTACGTCGCGGTCTCCGGCCACAAGCTCTACGCGCCGTACGGGGCGGGCGTGCTCGTCGGGCGCTCGGACTGGCTCGACGCCGCCCCGCCGTACCTGATCGGCGGCGGCGCCACCGCGACGGTCTCCGAGACCGGCACCGTCTACAAGACCGGCCCGGAACGGCACGAGGCCGGCTCGCCCAACGTCGCCGGCGCCGTCGCCCTGGCCACTGCCTGCCACGCCCTCGCCACCTCCGACGCGACGGCCCGCGAGCAGGCCGAGGCGGCGCTGACCGACACCATCCGGGCCGGGCTGGCGGCCATCGACGGGGTGTCGGTGCACACCCTGTTCAGCGGCGCCGCCGACTCCATCGGTGTCGTCACCTTCACCGTCGCCGGGGTGCCCGCCTCCATCGTCGCCGCGGCGCTGTCGGCCGAACACGGCATCGGCGTCCGGGACGGCGCCTTCTGCGCACACCCGCTGGTCCGCCGGCTGCTCGGGGCGGCCGGCTGCTCCGACGGCACCGGACCGGGACAGGCCGTCCGGGTCTCCGTCGGCCTCGGTTCCACCACCGAACACGCCGAGCGACTGATCGCGGCCGTCGCCGAGATCGCCGCCCACGGACCGCGCGTCGAGTACGTCGTCGTCGACGGACGGCCGGTGCCGGCCGACGACGACCGGCCGCTGCCGGCACTCGCGCCCTGGCTTTGA
- a CDS encoding MFS transporter, with protein sequence MAASSADPGSGSGRSASPTLVLVAMTLANAMILVDQTAVPLALPDIMDSFGIGSALVQWVLNGSLLPLAGLLVLGGRLGDLLGLRRIFLIGSVLFGGASTLAGFAPTFGILLLARVVQGVGGALMLPASVAIVSAAYPKSARGRALGTMGGVAAVAGALGPTIGGVLTSTLSWRAVLLVNVPLLILTVLATLRSVPADQPRTGKAHIDFTGAGLLSLILVGLVFGLAQTTVWGWTSPGVVVPLVVCVVSAVLFVRRERAAKNPLMSFTLLRRHRNYLGATLSQGLAGVCEMGLGVILPLILILNLGMDPALAGLALIPTTLPMIALAPLAGRWYDKAGGRPPLMAGFACIALSGVALAIGVGHDTYLALLPGLLLYGIGLAITLTVNDPVSLDSIPDSDDGQASGVSATAEQGGGAVGIALLYALFHTVYVSNLLDNVERAGQDLPGDTADRFRDSMQAAEQTGLNYNSFDPDLQRYLIPALHASDTAAAVTFLAMSGIAVLGLVVMAALVRRPPAEDAPDARTTPITGGSVPPNTIVGTVISGPGASTVHGPARDPGTTM encoded by the coding sequence GTGGCAGCCTCCTCTGCGGACCCCGGGTCCGGCTCCGGTCGTTCGGCCTCCCCCACGCTGGTCCTCGTCGCCATGACCCTGGCGAACGCGATGATCCTGGTCGACCAGACCGCGGTCCCGCTGGCGCTGCCCGACATCATGGACTCGTTCGGTATCGGGTCCGCCCTCGTCCAGTGGGTGCTCAACGGCAGCCTGCTGCCACTGGCCGGCCTCCTGGTCCTCGGCGGGCGGTTGGGCGACCTGCTCGGCCTGCGGCGCATCTTCCTCATCGGCAGCGTGCTGTTCGGCGGCGCCTCCACACTGGCCGGGTTCGCGCCGACGTTCGGCATCCTGCTGCTCGCCCGGGTCGTCCAGGGCGTCGGCGGCGCGCTGATGCTGCCCGCCTCGGTCGCCATCGTCAGCGCCGCCTACCCCAAGAGCGCGCGGGGACGGGCGCTGGGCACCATGGGCGGAGTCGCCGCCGTCGCCGGGGCGCTCGGCCCGACCATCGGCGGCGTCCTGACCTCCACGCTGAGCTGGCGGGCCGTGCTGCTGGTCAACGTCCCGCTACTGATCCTGACCGTGCTGGCCACGCTGCGATCGGTCCCGGCCGATCAGCCCCGCACGGGCAAGGCGCACATCGACTTCACCGGCGCCGGGCTGCTCAGCCTCATCCTGGTCGGCCTGGTGTTCGGGCTGGCCCAGACCACGGTCTGGGGCTGGACGTCCCCCGGGGTCGTCGTTCCGCTGGTCGTCTGCGTCGTCTCCGCGGTGCTGTTCGTCCGCCGGGAACGGGCCGCGAAGAACCCGCTGATGAGTTTCACGCTGCTCCGCCGGCACCGGAACTACCTGGGCGCCACCCTGTCCCAGGGCCTGGCCGGAGTCTGCGAGATGGGCCTGGGCGTCATCCTGCCGCTCATCCTGATCCTCAACCTGGGCATGGACCCGGCGCTGGCGGGGCTCGCGCTGATCCCCACCACCCTGCCGATGATCGCGCTCGCCCCCTTGGCCGGACGCTGGTACGACAAGGCCGGCGGCCGGCCGCCCCTGATGGCCGGCTTCGCCTGCATCGCGCTGTCCGGGGTGGCCCTGGCGATCGGCGTCGGCCACGACACCTACCTCGCGCTGCTGCCCGGCCTCCTGCTCTACGGCATCGGGTTGGCCATCACCCTGACCGTGAACGACCCGGTCAGCCTCGACTCGATCCCGGACAGCGACGACGGTCAGGCCTCCGGCGTCTCCGCCACCGCCGAACAGGGCGGCGGGGCCGTCGGCATCGCGCTGCTGTACGCGCTGTTCCACACCGTCTACGTCTCCAACCTGCTCGACAACGTCGAACGGGCCGGGCAGGACCTGCCGGGTGACACCGCCGATCGGTTCCGGGACAGCATGCAGGCCGCCGAGCAGACCGGCCTGAACTACAACAGCTTCGACCCCGACCTGCAGCGCTATCTCATCCCGGCGCTGCACGCCTCCGACACCGCAGCCGCCGTCACCTTCCTGGCGATGAGCGGGATCGCCGTCCTCGGGCTCGTCGTCATGGCCGCTCTGGTCCGCCGACCGCCGGCCGAGGACGCCCCGGACGCCCGCACCACGCCGATCACCGGCGGGTCGGTACCGCCCAACACCATCGTCGGAACGGTCATCTCCGGGCCGGGAGCATCCACCGTCCACGGTCCGGCCCGGGACCCCGGCACCACCATGTGA
- a CDS encoding alpha/beta hydrolase family protein: MAMVRPPVTRPLAAAACAVVLSLTAGCVGGASRADGTSASPTGTTASAAGSTATSPSTPGGPATSLARGQLLTDAPLTGAAALPSAARNALITYVSQGPDGRPVVVSGTVSTPAGNPPEGGWPVLNWAHGTTGWADTCAPSLDTADGPEHDYLGGVSDVIDTWVSKGYAVVRTDYVGLGTPGGHPYLDGGSEADAVIDILRAARQLDPSIGARWVVAGHSQGGQATLFTAAEAAAQAPDLPLLGAVAIAPGGVHVGDAVAGLASGQGSEALEAFLPVILLGAQSAGVDVVPDQVLADQALPGLAVGRAQCLGQGRDIAAVPLDAYLRPGADLTGVVDYLDQQDPRNVTPRVPVMVAQGTADTVVPPAGTQELVQKYCAAGLDVDLRQYDGQDHRGAVTASKDDAQQYVAALFAGSTPSSTCGS, encoded by the coding sequence ATGGCCATGGTCCGACCGCCCGTCACCCGACCCCTGGCGGCCGCCGCCTGTGCGGTGGTGTTGTCGCTGACCGCGGGGTGTGTCGGCGGTGCGTCGCGGGCCGACGGCACCTCGGCGTCCCCCACCGGCACGACGGCCTCCGCCGCCGGGTCCACCGCGACCTCGCCGTCGACCCCCGGGGGGCCGGCCACCAGCCTCGCCCGTGGGCAGCTGTTGACCGACGCGCCCCTGACCGGAGCGGCGGCGCTGCCCAGCGCGGCCCGCAATGCGCTCATCACCTACGTGTCCCAGGGACCGGACGGGCGCCCCGTCGTCGTGTCCGGCACCGTCTCCACGCCCGCGGGCAACCCGCCCGAGGGCGGCTGGCCGGTGCTGAACTGGGCCCACGGCACGACCGGGTGGGCCGACACCTGCGCGCCCTCTCTGGATACCGCCGACGGCCCGGAGCACGACTATCTGGGCGGTGTCTCCGACGTCATCGACACCTGGGTGTCCAAGGGCTACGCCGTCGTCCGCACCGACTATGTCGGTCTGGGGACGCCCGGCGGTCATCCCTACCTCGACGGGGGCTCGGAGGCCGACGCCGTGATCGACATCCTGCGCGCGGCCCGTCAGCTCGATCCGTCCATCGGTGCCCGGTGGGTGGTGGCCGGACACAGTCAGGGCGGGCAGGCCACCCTGTTCACCGCGGCCGAAGCCGCTGCGCAGGCCCCTGATCTGCCGCTGCTGGGTGCGGTGGCCATCGCGCCGGGCGGCGTCCACGTCGGCGACGCCGTCGCCGGCCTGGCGTCGGGTCAGGGATCCGAGGCGCTCGAGGCGTTCCTGCCGGTGATCCTGCTGGGTGCGCAGTCGGCGGGGGTGGACGTCGTCCCCGATCAGGTCCTCGCCGATCAGGCGTTGCCCGGGCTCGCCGTCGGCCGCGCCCAGTGCCTCGGGCAGGGCCGGGACATCGCCGCCGTCCCCCTCGATGCGTACCTGCGACCCGGTGCCGACCTGACCGGGGTGGTCGACTACCTGGACCAGCAGGATCCACGCAACGTGACCCCTCGGGTGCCGGTGATGGTCGCCCAGGGCACCGCCGACACGGTGGTTCCCCCGGCGGGAACCCAGGAGCTGGTGCAGAAGTACTGCGCCGCGGGTCTGGACGTGGACCTTCGGCAGTACGACGGCCAGGATCACCGCGGTGCCGTCACCGCCTCCAAGGACGACGCCCAGCAGTACGTCGCGGCCCTCTTCGCGGGGTCGACGCCCTCGTCCACCTGCGGCAGCTGA